GACCGTAAGGAGGACGCTCTTGCTATTGTTACCTGTGAAAGCCAGTTTGCGGGAGGACCGAGGAGTATATTCTGCACATTAAACGTGATAAGTAAGATTTTCCTGATTACTACTTTTATTCTTTAGTGATTTTGTTTATAAGATAGAGAACAGCTTCCTGTGAAAATCAGTTTCGGTGGTTGGGACGTCAAGGAAGTCTAACCTTAAATGTCAACGTCATAAGTTAATTTCCTTTTGcatgtctttgttttgtttgatttgtttgtgatttcttctctctcttttttaatttgctatattcaaaaccaaaacaaaacacatgtACATTACACAATCAGTATCAAATGTTAATAGTAATTCATAACGGTGACAATCGAATTTGGCTATGAATggacagacagcagacagacacagacagacagacagacagacagacagccagacagacagacagacagacagacagacagacaaacacatgcacagagagagagagagacaatcataggtagagagagagagaaaaacagacagagacaccgagagaaagagcgatagagacgtagtgagagagagagaaagagagagagagagagagagagagagagagagagacagagacagagacagagagagagagagagagacagacagacagacagacagacagagacagagagggagagaaaatagCTAAgatgagattttttttctaacgaGATTAATGATGTTACCGATTGTTGCTTTTTACCATCAGCCCTCGCCCCTGAAAGAAAAACTCTAAAGGTAACAACTTACTCTGTACGTAAGAATCTCTAGCGATGTGTGGACACACCTACAAATACTACATTACACAATCACAATGTATCATGCGAAGAGGGAGAGATGGCGCTTCAGACAAAATGCATGGCTTTGCTGGCGTGCAGATCCGGCCAAGCTGTCCAGCTGTGCTgtagaggaagacagagagaagggaaCAGCCAGAGGAAGATGTCGCTTTGAACAAGCCTATTCTTACAGCCGAGGTTTCAAATGCACTTGGAATCAGAAAGTAGATGACGAGGTAAGGAGAAACTTTGTAACAGCGTGCCTAAAGTGCCACTTGAACGCGTGAAGGGGACCCTTTTTTCTTGTGAGGATGTATTCATTACTCAAACACAAACGCAAGCTGTCATTCAAATATAACTCCAGATCGGTAAAACGGCTTCAACGCAGATGGATTAAGGGACGTAACCGCATATTCATATTACAgaatgaaaattgaagccatgAAACTCATGACAACAGCAGGGGCCCCACTCGAGCTAGTGGTATTAAGAGTTGTCTGCTCTGAGAAAAGAAGTTGACCTCCGGTCGGAAAATACAGATCTACACATAAATCAGCTGTATAACAATCAGTCCTGACTTGGTTTAGAGCCAAACTGTGTTTTTCGAACTGTTTTCAAGTCTAAAAGAGAGCAAAACTGTGTGAATTTCTTTCTGTAATTTTCCTGTTCGTTTACGTTCCGTACGTAACCCGTCAGTGTCAAACCCAGTTAACTGGTCCTCAAATCATGTAGATTGTCTTCACATTCTTACCGACAACTTCGAATTATACGCCTACTGTCTGGCAACGTAATTGTGGGACCTGTGGCACAGAAGTGTTGCGTGCTTCTGATAACACAAACGAAGACTTCCATCCAGTGCGGTCTGTAAAAAATCTGAGAGGAGTTGTCCACTTCTGACTAAATGTCTCTTGTTGGAAATGTTCATTGGCAAAATAATGCTCTGCATATCCTTTTTTGTCATAGATATTTACTTCTGCTTGCAAAGATGTAACTATATATATGTTGATATTGTTGGGTTGACATTGTTGATTGGAAGCAACggaaatacaaacacacggttagAGGTATCAGTACGTTATTCAATGACTTATTTCGTACAATATAAATGTGTAATGGGCTGAATTGTGACCTTTGGCAAATGAACAATAAACTGTCTGTTGGTCCTTCAGTCCAGATCATTCCATGGCAACATCACGTATGACAGCGTTTCGCAGGGTCCAAGTGGTTGGTGTACATTTACCAGCAAAGACCTAGACAGGGAGCCTGGTACCTACACATACAGCATCAACTTCTATCCTGGACCTGGGAACATCACAGTTAGCAACAAAAGTAAGTAGAAATTGCAATGATGCATCAATCATGTTGTTTTATTTCTATAtccctgtgtgtttgtttgtgtgtgtgtgtgtgtgtgtgtgtgtgtgtgtgtgtgtgtgtgtgtgtgtgtgtgtgtgtgtgtgtgtgtgcgtatgggtgtgttggtgggttgggtgtgtgtgtgtgtgtgtgtgtgtgtgtgtgtgtgtgtgtctgtctgtctgtctgtctgtctgtctgtgcaaccgagagacaggcagacagacagacggacaaacaatcgaagacacacacaatgaaaaacAAATAGGCATAAATACCTTTTTCTTTGTTGCCTATCTGCTTGTTGTTCCTTTCTATCGACCAGACTCTAACCGTCATTAGCCAACAAACAAAAGCTCGCATTTTCCACGATCCTGAAACTTCGACCAATAATTTTAAATCCACCCAGACTCGGTGTGAACCTTTTACACATGTTGCACATGTCTCTGCAGTTCACTGCTGGATGGCAACACAGTCGTCCATAACATTTAGATTATTCTTACCAGTCCTAATCGCTACTGCGAGGTGCGTTTAGTTGTCTTCGCGCCAAAAACATGTCAAAGTAAAAGACAATGAAACGATTACTGCGGCAACCctttttttaaacaacttttatttaatttaacCACTTGTATTGCGAACAGATCCTACCCGAACAGCATTTATGTCACTATCAATTGTAGTAGAATTTCACAAGTTTGCGAAGAATATTAATTTGATAGTGTATTTATCTGAGGAGAAAAATCATTTTGATCTTGACTTTTCCCCAGACGAACCGGACGTTAACAGCGTTCCTGTTGAGGCGATTGTTGGTGGCATAGCGGCTGTTGTTGCTATCATCGGTGTACTGGTCGTCGGTGTGGTTGTCATCAGAAGGAAGCGAAGACAGAAGCCAGCTGGAAGTGCGAACGGATCTGGCGATGTCCCTTTAAAGGAGAACAACGGTAAGCGGTCGGCTTTGCAAGCCAAGTGGCGGATTGACAATTTGCAAATACCTACATTTTCTTTGTGATTCCGGTttcaagtttgttgttgttacttggcgattgggatgggggtggggggtggtggtggtagcggtggtggaaggggggggTGAGGTTTGGGCGATAATTGGTTGGTTGCTGTTACTTTACATCCTGAATGTAATTTCCTTTGAGTAATGtgtagcaaagtgcacttcgctaccctaaacactctaatcatcgcatagcgaaacagccttgtgtacagtacaaacgggataacccatcccatagcagacgatacgatgatgcgcgcgcacctggccggcgcaaattctaatacaatacctttctttatatatctacctaacttctatctttcaaagtcccttttatctttgatacggtcctaattatatttaggtttgcatagaagtcactgattaggctggatggctgcatattattgtgttatttacgataatgcttcgaactgaccaaagcgtcactctgaccttgaccggttttcatgtatcgtcgagagaaattgattctcacaaactcatctttgtcttttcaatcattgttttgtcatttttgtatcactattacatatcccgtacctatgttgcatatgattttagtttgtttataaggatttggttgtaatgagtgatgcttggttcctctgcaaagatcgctaatttatgcagacaggtactcgcgcaggaatttagccgattccatttactttcggactttaccgcttcgtactaagtcaatgtataattttcccccaagtaacgcatatcatgatgtttgtctaggtttcttctttttatctgtatgatttatgagtttgtccattattccagtttagagagttttgtaattttccgcactgaagttggttcagtgccttcactaggaccattgtttttgcatcctactaaataaatataagtttttatgaaatgtgatctattacaatggaaagctaaaggtcgtagctttaatttgatgtattgtttgttatgattggttatgtatttgtttaaataacgtggggtaaagcaagtgtaagaaacacagatttcgtgtttctggccgtattcaggcgatttttattctcggcggacggtgctttctgtgcagtccgcgccggggctataagtataagcCGGACCCCGGCATAagcatgcattcgctcctagcagctgaacacgacactacacttgctttgctgtctacgggtttcgccttcggcctctacgtttccttgcattgttttcttgaataaaaagttgaaacaagacgcttggacttgggcttcgtgtatcCACTACCActacccttccactcctccactacaaatgtgttttctttttctttattttattgaACGACATATACCCAAAGACACATACGGACCATATTACTGTATCCTAAGTTTTCGGGATGTTTTTCCTTTCACAGACTTCGAAGAGCACGTCAACCCAATGTACGTCACAAGCGAAGACCAAAACGACACACGCACCACTGACCACAAGCCCTCCGCCATTGCTCTGCGGATTTCTTCCAACTCACACAACGGACATCCTGCCGCGCCTCAATCGCTGGAAGCTGACATGTACACGACCGTTGATGGAGAAGCAAGGTTCGTCCCCAGCAGCGCAGCAGGCAGGTCTGGTGGATATGGAGACACCGGCTTTGGCAGCAACGGGAACAAGCGTGTGCCACAGAAAGATGAGTATGCAGTGGTGGACACATCCAGAGCAAAGGAAGACCCTGCATTGTCAGCAAACACCAGTGCCTCCTCCCCCGCTCACACGACTGAAGGCAGCGGCGAGTATGCTGTTGTCGACAAGAGTTCATCTCGACACAAAGCTGCAAAGAATGTCGCTTTTCGCCTCTCCGATGCTGCCACTAGCAATGCTTGTGCTCAAGTCGACAAGTCGGCGAAGAAGGTCAAGGTCGCTGAGCCGGAAGCGAAAAGAGCCGCTTATGCGCAGGTGCAGAAACCCAAGCCTGCTGCCAAGCCTAAGACTTCAGCAAAACCATCATCAAATAAGGTATGTTTTCTTTTGCAGTGGCGCACATCATGCTTTTATGGATTAaaaaaaggaggaggagaatgCCAATACACTTACACAATTCAACATATAACTGTAACGATAACTCAAAACGGGAGAAAAGGACAAAAGGACCACGCAAAAAGCAGTGTTAGTGTTTTTTCTAAGCTATCAGGATGTGGACATTTCCTCATTTGACCAATTTGCCCGCACACTCGGCACCCACATCGCTTCTTTCAACGTGTTTTAATTATAAACAGTCATCAAGCTGCTGATGTTAAAAATAATGCTCATTACTTATATTCCCAACAGGATGTCACATGCCGCGGCGCAGCAGACGATGACGAGTACCACACACTGAGTCACACCAGGgggtctacacacacacaggaccaAGCGGACCTTGAGTCACAGTACAGCCATATTAGCCAGGACTAAGCTTGGATCTATATATTCCTTTAAATGGGAGGGACTGCTCTAGTGACGTTCTTTTTTTCCGAGCATGAAGTGATAATTAGCGGTCCAGGGGCAGACCACTCACCCGCATGGTCGGTCAGACATGGTCATCTGCTAGACATTATTTGTCACCACTGGTGTTTTTGCTCGTGCTGGTGTAACGCAATGATGATCCAGAGAGCGGTTTTCCATCAACGAATAGAACAGTGGAATAGACGATTGTTACGGATCTTTAGTTGTCTGATGTTCAAATATTCATAGGGGTTTGACGATCTCGTCTGTTGTGTGTTTAAAAACAATCGTTTACTCTCTGAATCACAATCAAAAGACAATCACGTGACACTCATCCAAACAagtacacaaacagacaaaaaaacaactaaCCAGACCAAGCAAGTGAATGACAAATAAATATCACATGACAGTTAGCCGCTGGATGGTGCTGACTCTAAGATGACTCACATAGCAAGTATTATGTATTGTACAACTATTTTAATCGTTCAGGCATACTTTAGCCTTGACCATGTGCTGTATTATGACTGCAATATTTCTCAAATCAAGTGTTTTGCTTTTACATCCTCTCGGCTTCACGTTAAAATAAAACGGATTTTTTTTACCAGATGTTTAGAAATTACTTCATATTATTTTGTTACTTATGTTTCTCGGTCTCTCGTGTGTTAAGTTGGTGTATTCAAATCAAAGACAACAAGTTCCAATAAAATGGTTGCCAAATGTCAATACATATaaacgctgtgtgtgtgtgtgtgtgtgtgtgtgtgtgtgtgtgtgtgtgtgtgtgtgtgtgtgtgtgtgtgtgtgtgtgtgtgtgtgtgtgtgtgtgtgtctgaaagcAATCGTAAGTTGCCATCGTGTCATAGCTCCATCTTAtaagtatctatatatatatacgactagtgtctgtctgtctgtctgtctgtctgtgtgtctgtgcgcgatgcgcggccaaggttctcgatggatctgcttcaaatttggtgggcttattcagagagaccccggacacaacctcatcgatgagatatttcaacaagtgctctcagcgcgcagcgcggaaccgattttggttccacctcagctattttggttccacctcagcttacccgggcccccataccgacacaccatagccgctacaccacatcacaacgccaaagttctcggtggatctttttcaaatttggacaccgtattcagctacaccccggacacaatatcatcgatgagatatttcaacacgggctctcagcgcgcagcgctgaactcattttcgtttttgcgttcatttcaccattataagtaactcttccttatcttctccagtgtttggcgtttatctcccttccttcgtgtggctttcccgttcagttctaagttactattactatttttagaatgtcactgcgctgtccactgcgctgtccacaacgcttcccttgcacccgtaagttgttcttactgtcaaagtgaaaaggtcgaatcaatttatagccacgcgaaaaatacactctcacctatctctatatatttatagatacagatatgcatatatatatacggcttctctgtgtgtgtgtgtgtttgtgtgtgtgtgtaggcaaaaacctatgtattatagagttctgtttgtgatggggtctagcggcttttgtctgtctgtatgttctggcatgtgagaagccacagcagataatatagggctaagaaataagctctaaaattctcaatcccgtttgacaggacttcgcctttcaaaggtgattgtggtgaaccgccacgctgtctgtctctgtcgcaccgttcaccccaaattcccgtttctgaggtactatttttagaatgtcactgcgctgtccagaacgcttcccttgcacccgtaagttgttcgtactgtcaaagtgaaaaggtcgaatcaatttatagccacgcaaaaaatacactcacctatctctatatatttatagatatagatatacatattatatatatacggcttctctgtgtgtgtgtttgtgtgtgtgtgtgggaaaaaacctgttgattgtagagttctgtttgtgatggggtctagcggcttttgtctgtctgtatgttctggcatttgagaagccacaacagaaaatatagggctaagaaataagctctaaaattctcaatcccgtgtgacaggacttcgcttgcagaggtgattgtgatgaaccgccacgctgtctgtctctgtctcgcgattcaccccggcgaagccgggtattcctctagtatgtATATATacgaattgtgtgtgtgtgtgggggggggggggttagtagGAGGTAGGACAATGAGGAAACACGTCCGTGTCTCTCGAGACTGTCCTTGAATACATGTTGCTGCCTTACATGCGGTGCCGACATTCGTCTATGTTTTACACTGCAGACAATTAGCCGTCGAAGATTGTGTAACCATTATGCATAATGTTTGACAAACGTTTACTCCAATATTCTCTTCCCTTTCACTATCCCAAAATGAAAAGTACAGtcataacacccccccccccccccacacacgcacacacacacacacacacacacacttacaccccCATAGCTCCCCCCCATAGCTCCCACCCATACCCCACATTCCCCCCGgctatacaccccccccccccccccggtataTATTGTTAAACGCGCATGACAATACCATTACAATTCTATACGCATATACGCGTTGGAATAAATAGACGTACCTCGACTTTATCGGCTTTGATATTCAGTTGGCGCAAAATATTAAACCATTCAAATATTATGAATACCTTTTCGTCGATGTGAGATCGGCGACTCCTTTGGAGAGGGTAATGCTTTAACACCACTTCAGTAGGGCGTATCTAGTGAGAGCAAAACGTTCAGACGGTATGTTGTGACAATTAAGATTTCGGTCAAAATGGTGTGTGTCTGGGTACTTCTGTCCGCACTTGCTGGATGCATACCGTTTTCTTCGTGTCAAGGTAGGTCCAGTTAATGGTCAGCTCCTGAGActgtccctccacttggtcacaaaccaaacatcaacaccctgactgctggCTGTGGTGAGTCGGAATTTTAGGATGAACTAAGTTTCAAAACAAATGCACCAGGGTCTTTTacaaaattgtgaccctccaccacggaatgagtcgcatgtcacctttgcatgattttcatatttttccattttcctaaagaattatttatgctctatccagtggtgaaaaccgttttagaaaagagcaaaaactgtttgagttataagcctgtgactaaggtgaccctcacactgttaccagacactccccggacttatattaagccttgcgcagaaccgcgcgagatgacatgcgactcatttcgtggtggagggtcacatttgattATGCTACAAATACCATTATGCATAGAGAGCACACAGGCTGtttatgtttggtatgtgaccacggtttagtcttattccatgtaaaagcctgaccagatcggAGACGGTGAGGCAAACTTTTTTCACGCGGCAGAGACGACCTTTAAAAGAGATGTTATTTGGACAAAATACGGTCTTACATCGTTCCGTAAGCTCCACAATTCGTTTCAGCCAGGTTTGAAATGATGTCACCGCACCAGGAATCTTTTTAAATCAATGTTTGAACGTTCAATCATTCAAACTTTAAACCCTGTGTTTGGGTAATCTTTCAAGACTAGCTAGCGGGGTCTCGTAGACGAATGGCTGTTTTGATCTGTATctaatgtcatattttggtacaaaacaacaacccaagaacaataacaacaaataaCGTATATTCAGTCACTGTCAATTCTAAATGTCATACTTTTCAAACGACTTGGAATTCTTCACCTATAAATACACGTCACAGATTGTGCGTACTATGTCTGCAAAGCACGGACTAAATAACATTCAGTTGTCTAATTTGAGTTTCATATTTTCCGTGCGAATTTTATTCTACCTCAATTCAAACCCCGGCATTACACGGCCGTCACAGATTATTAGGGCTATGTCCACGAATACAAACTATGTGATTATGTCACTGTCTACTCATGTTTCATGTTTTCCTCGCCGTGTTAATTCTATAAATAGAGTCTCCGTGGCCATCTGTCGGAGACTGACCGGACTATTTCTGCGAAGTTTGTATTTAGGTTTTCCATTCGATTTTAATTCTGTCACCATAGAATCCATGGGGCCAGTTGTACGCAAAGTATGCACTATTTTgagtttcattttttttccccacAATTATCTTTTTTGTCTACCCATCCCgatccccaccccctcccaccctccCACCACAGACTTCCAGACTATTGTCTATGAAGAAAACACTTAGTCTACTATGTCGCTGTTTCATGCTATCTATGCGATTTTGTTCTGTCACCATTGGAGCCCTGCGGCAAACTATAGGCAAAATGCTCACTGTGTCTCGTATATGTCACTATATGTCAGTATAGACCGGATGtataaaacaccggatgtatgaaagtctggatgtatgaaaggggtaggcaggatcccggcagaagctactctttgttattacttagaattttccggttgtatgaaaatcggatgtataaaagtccggttgtatgaaagcaaatctctggtcccgagcagcacaaatgcgttgttgcaagaccggttgtaagaaaacgaaagtagacccaAGTCACAAAAGTGTGGTAAGAGTAATTTCCCTTCCATAGCGACTCGAACTTGCAAAATGGCGGACCGCAAAGCGAAAGCTACAGGCAAACGTAGAGTGTTGACATTGTCTGGGCGCCTTAAAATCATAAAGGCAGTAGAGGACAGTCCACACAATTCCCGAACACAGATGGCCATTGATTTAGGTGTCCCCCTGCCAACGCTGTCGAACATCATGAAAGACAAGAACAAATATCGTCACAGGCAAGAAGCGGCGATACTGTGACGACGAGCAAGCGGGCACGGAGCTCTCAGCTGCCGTCTGTGGACAAAGCGCTGCTGGACTGGACTGAAGAGCCATAATAGCCCAGGAAGgcatttttttgtacaattagaaccagaggcattggtcgtgggtgtgtctcaggtttttttttatgttggtgttgttgttttaatccattaaactggttttaagtttaactcactttttttgtattcagtgcgcgcgcgtgtgtgtgtgtgttataaatgtgtgcgttttggagagagagagagagagagagagagagagagagagagagagagagagagagagagaactcagaaaatgttatttgctacgccaatggtcattacaaagcttccacgaccaaaaacattgtcaaaagcgcaaaaaggttgtggagggaacacacacaatacagttgagccacacacaaacacacacacacacacacgtgcgcgcgagcgcacgcacgccgtacgcgcacacacacacagagggacaggggggggggggctggggcgGAGAGTGGACGACCTTATGCAAAGCAGAACAGTTCCTTACACAAACAGTTGCTCTTTCTATCGGTTGtcctgactgtgtcagtgtatgtaagtacatatacttttccacttgttattcacaaaccttttcttctaacaaggatatgtatcaaaacatttaaacataaaaaaacaaataaatacaaaaatgatatgaaaaaaaccctacttttatcaagtaacagacgcgtggccggatgtatgaaagtcaatccacaatattttcatacatccggttaaccggatttagtaaagaccggatgtatgaaagacaaaaagtgggtCCCGACGACTTTTATACATCCGGTCTCGACTGTATTCACTTCGAGTAATCTAAGTTTTAAGAAACCGTCTACCTGCTACTATGGCACGCTTTAAATGTGAATAGTTGTGTGTAAAAGAGTTGATTGCgaacaaaacagaacatgaTTGATGCTGAGGCAGCTgggtatgccccccccccccccccttctgtaTTCACGAGACAACAAACACCACCATCTATTTGAGTGTTCATTGTTTTGTGTAATTGTCTTCATATCTCCGTAGAAGCCCTGGGACCCCCCGTGACAAACTGTCCAGACTATGTCTACGAGGGTCAGATTCTTCGCTGCGATTGTCGTTCCCCTACCAACCTTGCAGCAGTGGGCACCGTGGGTATCACAGTACAATGGGCCGGCTCGCGTCCCGGGCTCCAGCTGGTCACTGATGTCAAGAGGAAGAACTCCAGCCAGACCTTCACCTGCATGATGTTGGGATCTGTCCAGAGGAACACAACATACACGCTGAACTTTGCATGTAAGACCACGCGTAGTATCGATCATTCAAGCTGTTAGTTGCATGTAAGATCATATTTTTAGCACCGAGCTTTCCAGCGAATATACATGTGCATGTTAGACCATAAGTAGCATTATTTCATTCATCTGAAATATGGAAGAAAAAACCATACGTAAAATCAAGCTTTCCAACTGAGATTTGCTTGTAAGATCACACGCAGCATCAAGCATGCACGAACAAACGTAGTATCAACCTTTTCAGCTGAAGTATGTACGTTAGACCGCGCGTAGTATCCAGATTTCTAGCTGAAATGTGCATGTAAGACCATTACATCAAGCTTTCCGGCTGTATACGTAGCATTAAGcttgttttgattaaatgtgTGAGTGATTAAACGTAGCATTGGGAGTTTTGGATTAAATTTGCATGTGAAATCTTACATAGCATCAAGCTTCTCAGATGAAATTTGCATGTATGGCTATACTTAGCATCCAAGGCTGAgatgcacgaaccgaaagtgggtgccacccaaacggga
This region of Littorina saxatilis isolate snail1 linkage group LG8, US_GU_Lsax_2.0, whole genome shotgun sequence genomic DNA includes:
- the LOC138973883 gene encoding uncharacterized protein; its protein translation is MKNVMFVALLCCCLLITPGTADQPVRDVRIENCIEKFIDIRENANNTILCRGFYPNDTIVWKFKRNDENITNGVATCDPSSNCTVHQPDHFAAERSPSHTTLFYQQYDRKEDALAIVTCESQFAGGPRSIFCTLNVINPAKLSSCAVEEDREKGTARGRCRFEQAYSYSRGFKCTWNQKVDDESRSFHGNITYDSVSQGPSGWCTFTSKDLDREPGTYTYSINFYPGPGNITVSNKNEPDVNSVPVEAIVGGIAAVVAIIGVLVVGVVVIRRKRRQKPAGSANGSGDVPLKENNDFEEHVNPMYVTSEDQNDTRTTDHKPSAIALRISSNSHNGHPAAPQSLEADMYTTVDGEARFVPSSAAGRSGGYGDTGFGSNGNKRVPQKDEYAVVDTSRAKEDPALSANTSASSPAHTTEGSGEYAVVDKSSSRHKAAKNVAFRLSDAATSNACAQVDKSAKKVKVAEPEAKRAAYAQVQKPKPAAKPKTSAKPSSNKDVTCRGAADDDEYHTLSHTRGSTHTQDQADLESQYSHISQD
- the LOC138974387 gene encoding uncharacterized protein: MVCVWVLLSALAGCIPFSSCQEALGPPVTNCPDYVYEGQILRCDCRSPTNLAAVGTVGITVQWAGSRPGLQLVTDVKRKNSSQTFTCMMLGSVQRNTTYTLNFASGPESTRIIGPTYNNLDTEMALTCEAFNVTPAAIFNWNGGDCLPVNSPNTSTCRFVPKAGDDGKVITCKTSNSEYPGELSVTTTYTLNLTFN